One genomic segment of Pseudomonas sp. p1(2021b) includes these proteins:
- a CDS encoding RHS repeat domain-containing protein yields the protein MPDTPQVLHRNTPTVAVVDNRGLTVRTIVYCRRPDELQVTDERITYQQHDSRGVLERSADPRLATAGRANFTYLTDLAGTALHTRNVDAGISITFNDAAGRPFLAVSQIGIDAQGNEDWSQAVTRTWSYEDRMLAGRPVGVTEQVAGNPARVTERFVWAGTTAQAQANNLVGQAVSHYDPAGLVKTTSITLSGVPNAVTRQLLKEADNPEVVADWQGEDASDWDTRLALETYTTQTSADATGALLTTLDAAGNLQRVAYDVAGQLRGSWLTIAGKAEQVIVQSVSYSAAGQKLREVHGNGVVTTYTYEPDTQRLSSIKTERQGTGAKVLQDLRYAYDPVGNVLKIRNDAEATRFWRNQKVVPENTYTYDSLYQLASATGREMANAGQPGRHLPHVTPFDNTTYTPYTRMYRYDTAGNLLQVRHSAPATNHNYTTDITVSDRSNRAVLSTLAQEPSAVEALFTPGGQQAVLLPGQPVVWSSRAELKQVVSVKREGATDDGESYRYDSHSQRVLKASTQRTARSTQSQRVIYLPGLELRTHTHGGTLTQDLQVMTVGEAGRAQVRALHWAAGKPDDLANDQLRYSYDNLLGSSALEVDGAGNLISQEEYYPFGGTAVWVARNEIEASYKTVRYSGKERDATGLYYYGYRYYQPWVGRWLSADPAGPVDGLNLFWMVGNNPTSAIDRDGRVLEKVMRFLSERGPSPLVQEFQSYARAVNANQQEGVDEATRQRDGEILGQLASKSKDLPALMIYTEGGNDAYRLLNGHLRGTLSDGDEEQFRQSYPNLVKELKDEVSGLEDYEGVAYRMLTVPPGVYGRQIRENDVVIDQGYMSASALLRNTTGWGDWATTLAGTGDDQVALVLDETVPKKMAPTTFLADHILITPYTQLKVKEISKTGNGMMVVRLKGADHAYRHDVKDIYSGEVRLERNTTWLADKLRVCL from the coding sequence ATGCCTGATACCCCACAGGTTTTGCATCGAAATACACCCACCGTTGCAGTTGTCGACAATCGTGGCCTGACTGTCCGCACTATCGTTTATTGCCGCCGACCCGATGAACTGCAGGTGACGGATGAACGTATCACCTATCAGCAACACGACTCCCGAGGTGTCTTGGAACGCAGCGCCGACCCTAGGTTGGCCACGGCTGGCCGGGCGAATTTCACCTACTTGACGGATCTTGCCGGCACGGCCTTGCATACCCGCAATGTCGATGCCGGTATCTCGATAACCTTCAACGACGCCGCAGGCCGCCCTTTCCTGGCGGTGTCCCAGATCGGCATCGACGCGCAGGGCAACGAGGACTGGAGCCAGGCGGTTACCCGCACCTGGAGCTATGAAGACAGGATGCTGGCCGGTCGCCCAGTGGGCGTGACGGAGCAGGTGGCCGGCAACCCTGCGCGGGTGACCGAGCGCTTCGTCTGGGCCGGCACTACAGCACAAGCGCAAGCCAATAACCTGGTCGGGCAGGCGGTCAGCCATTACGACCCGGCCGGGCTGGTGAAAACCACTAGCATCACCTTGAGCGGTGTGCCGAACGCGGTGACCCGGCAGCTACTCAAGGAGGCCGACAATCCCGAGGTCGTTGCCGACTGGCAGGGCGAAGACGCTTCTGATTGGGACACCCGTCTGGCCCTCGAGACCTATACGACCCAGACCTCGGCAGACGCCACGGGCGCGTTGCTGACGACCCTGGATGCCGCAGGCAACCTGCAACGGGTGGCCTATGACGTGGCCGGCCAACTCAGGGGCAGCTGGCTGACGATCGCGGGCAAGGCCGAGCAGGTCATCGTCCAGTCCGTCAGTTATTCCGCCGCCGGGCAGAAACTCCGTGAGGTGCATGGTAATGGTGTGGTGACCACCTACACCTACGAGCCTGACACCCAGCGCCTATCGTCGATCAAGACCGAGCGCCAGGGCACTGGCGCGAAGGTGCTGCAGGACCTGCGCTATGCCTACGACCCGGTGGGCAACGTGCTCAAGATCCGCAACGACGCCGAGGCCACCCGGTTCTGGCGCAACCAGAAAGTGGTGCCGGAAAACACCTACACCTACGACAGCCTCTACCAACTGGCCAGTGCCACGGGCCGCGAAATGGCCAACGCCGGCCAACCAGGCCGACACCTCCCGCACGTCACCCCCTTCGACAACACCACCTACACCCCATACACCCGCATGTACCGCTACGACACCGCAGGCAACCTGCTGCAGGTCCGTCACAGCGCCCCCGCCACGAACCACAACTACACCACCGACATCACCGTCAGCGACCGCAGCAATCGGGCTGTGCTGAGCACGCTGGCCCAGGAGCCGTCGGCTGTCGAGGCGCTGTTCACCCCCGGCGGGCAGCAGGCCGTGCTGTTGCCGGGGCAACCAGTGGTCTGGAGCTCGCGCGCCGAGCTCAAGCAGGTCGTGTCGGTGAAGCGCGAAGGTGCTACGGACGATGGTGAAAGCTACCGCTATGACAGCCATAGCCAACGGGTGCTGAAAGCCAGCACCCAGCGAACGGCCCGCAGCACCCAGTCCCAGCGAGTGATCTACCTGCCAGGGCTGGAGCTGCGTACCCACACCCATGGCGGCACGCTCACGCAAGACCTGCAGGTGATGACGGTGGGGGAGGCCGGTCGTGCGCAAGTGCGGGCATTGCACTGGGCGGCAGGAAAACCCGACGACCTCGCGAACGATCAACTGCGCTACAGCTACGACAATTTGCTGGGCAGCAGCGCGCTGGAAGTCGATGGCGCCGGCAACCTGATCAGCCAGGAAGAGTACTACCCCTTTGGCGGCACGGCGGTATGGGTGGCGCGTAATGAAATCGAGGCGAGCTACAAGACCGTGCGCTATTCAGGCAAGGAGCGCGATGCCACGGGGCTTTATTATTACGGCTATCGCTATTACCAGCCGTGGGTAGGCCGATGGTTGAGTGCAGATCCAGCGGGGCCTGTGGATGGCTTGAACTTATTCTGGATGGTTGGGAATAACCCAACTTCTGCCATCGATAGAGATGGACGAGTGTTAGAAAAGGTCATGCGTTTTTTGAGCGAAAGAGGTCCATCACCTCTCGTCCAAGAGTTTCAGAGCTATGCGCGTGCGGTCAATGCTAATCAGCAAGAGGGGGTTGATGAGGCCACAAGACAAAGAGATGGAGAGATCTTGGGCCAGCTAGCGTCTAAGAGTAAAGATTTGCCTGCACTGATGATTTATACAGAGGGAGGGAATGATGCATATCGGTTACTCAATGGGCATTTGCGTGGCACACTGTCAGACGGGGATGAGGAGCAGTTTCGTCAATCGTATCCGAATCTTGTCAAGGAACTTAAAGACGAAGTTTCAGGTCTTGAAGACTATGAGGGTGTTGCCTACCGAATGCTGACGGTTCCGCCGGGTGTATACGGGAGGCAGATAAGAGAAAATGATGTTGTGATCGATCAAGGGTATATGTCGGCATCCGCATTGCTTCGCAATACGACTGGGTGGGGGGATTGGGCCACGACGCTGGCAGGCACGGGAGATGATCAAGTAGCACTGGTGCTGGATGAAACCGTGCCTAAAAAGATGGCGCCCACCACATTCTTGGCCGATCACATCTTAATCACCCCTTATACACAACTGAAAGTAAAGGAGATCAGTAAGACCGGCAACGGCATGATGGTGGTGAGGTTAAAGGGCGCGGATCACGCCTATCGGCATGATGTGAAAGATATCTACTCTGGTGAGGTTAGACTCGAGCGAAATACAACGTGGTTGGCTGATAAATTGAGGGTTTGCCTTTGA
- a CDS encoding RHS repeat-associated core domain-containing protein encodes MLSTVSALNKSTPTVTVVDNRGLTVRIVTYHRHPDVPQAAEQRSTWHCHDARGFLSCSADPRLAQGGRSNFTYLTDLAGTVLQTRSVDAGTSITLRDAAGRPFVEVAQVATDEGGNDDLSQAVTRTWQYEAPSQAGRPLSVTEQVADSEVRIAERFVWAQVTQQARDHNLLGQATRHYDPAGLAQANSFALTGVPISTTRQLLKDADNPDIVADWQGEEEAQWDTRLAPESYTTQTTADATGATLTTLDAVGNLQRVAYDAAGQLRGSWLTIAGKAEQVIVQSLSYSAAGQKLREVHGNGVVTTYTYEPDTQRLSSIKTERQGTGAKVLQDLRYAYDPVGNVLKIRNDAEATRFWRNQKVVPENTYSYDSLYQLASATGREMANAGQQGRHLPHVTPFDSTTYTSYMRTYRYDTAGNLLQIRHSAPATNHNYTTDVTVSDRSNRAVLSSMTKASSAVEALFTPGGQQAVLLPGQPLAWSSRAELEQVVSVKREGGTDDCESYRYDNHSQRVLKASTQRTARCTQSQRVIYLPGLELRTHTNGDTLTQDLQVMTVGEAGRAQVRVLHWQAGKPDDLANDQLRYSYDNLLGSSALEVDGAGNLISQEEYYPFGGTAVWAARNEVEASYKTVRYSGKERDATGLYYYGYRYYQPWAGRWLSADPAGALDGLNLFCMVRNNPATYLDPDGRVTIKNHSVADGALLTELFEDGHVLYGLRAPILSAVSELMSSGFRSVGGEGGQKTNIFYQGQMTDGVWDGALRPTKYSSDADIERGFNDAGRVLGFKRFLKGHPRYNVRNQSDAKRLKCTYSKDVHVGLWKRTSKAGLEFQLLVRKAPVHFLMDGLEINEIVSKQGGGGQSVTASELRWLYRRRELLDVKGNVFFYRGGKKISHAEVFGDPQWQRYIPKERSCQQGNGRRSNGVFGALRRYIRSRFQ; translated from the coding sequence ATGCTTAGCACTGTATCAGCGTTGAACAAAAGTACTCCAACAGTCACGGTAGTCGACAACCGCGGCCTGACCGTCCGCATTGTGACGTATCATCGCCATCCCGATGTGCCGCAGGCGGCAGAGCAGCGCAGTACTTGGCACTGTCATGATGCCCGTGGTTTTCTGTCATGCAGTGCCGACCCGCGCCTGGCGCAAGGCGGGCGATCGAACTTCACCTACCTGACGGACCTTGCCGGTACGGTTTTGCAAACTCGCAGCGTCGATGCGGGCACCTCGATAACCCTCAGGGATGCCGCCGGGCGCCCTTTCGTGGAGGTGGCCCAGGTTGCTACCGACGAAGGCGGTAACGACGACCTGAGCCAGGCGGTTACCCGTACCTGGCAGTACGAGGCCCCGTCCCAGGCCGGCCGACCGCTGAGCGTGACGGAGCAAGTGGCCGACAGCGAGGTACGGATTGCCGAGCGGTTCGTCTGGGCACAGGTTACGCAACAAGCACGGGACCATAATTTGCTCGGGCAGGCGACCCGCCATTACGACCCGGCGGGTCTGGCGCAGGCGAACAGCTTTGCCCTGACGGGTGTGCCGATCTCAACGACCCGGCAGCTGCTCAAGGATGCCGACAATCCTGATATCGTCGCCGACTGGCAGGGCGAAGAGGAGGCGCAATGGGACACCCGACTGGCCCCCGAGAGCTATACGACCCAGACCACGGCAGACGCCACAGGCGCGACGCTGACGACCCTGGATGCCGTAGGCAACCTGCAACGGGTGGCCTACGACGCGGCCGGCCAGCTCAGGGGCAGCTGGCTGACGATCGCGGGCAAGGCCGAGCAGGTCATCGTCCAGTCCCTGAGCTACTCCGCCGCCGGGCAGAAACTGCGCGAGGTGCATGGTAATGGTGTAGTGACCACCTACACCTACGAGCCCGACACCCAGCGCCTGTCCTCGATCAAGACCGAGCGCCAGGGCACTGGCGCGAAGGTGCTGCAAGACCTGCGCTATGCCTACGACCCGGTGGGCAACGTGCTCAAGATCCGCAACGACGCCGAGGCCACCCGCTTCTGGCGCAACCAGAAAGTGGTGCCGGAAAACACCTACAGCTACGACAGCCTCTACCAGCTGGCCAGTGCCACGGGCCGCGAAATGGCCAACGCCGGCCAACAAGGCCGACACCTTCCGCATGTCACCCCCTTCGACAGCACCACCTACACCTCGTACATGCGCACGTACCGCTACGACACCGCAGGCAACCTGCTCCAGATCCGTCACAGCGCCCCCGCCACGAACCACAACTACACCACCGACGTCACCGTCAGCGACCGCAGCAACCGGGCCGTGTTGAGCTCGATGACGAAGGCCTCGTCGGCTGTCGAGGCGCTGTTCACTCCGGGCGGGCAGCAGGCCGTGCTGTTGCCGGGGCAACCACTGGCCTGGAGCTCGCGAGCCGAGCTCGAGCAGGTCGTGTCGGTGAAGCGCGAAGGAGGTACGGACGACTGCGAAAGCTACCGCTATGACAACCATAGCCAGCGTGTGCTGAAAGCCAGTACCCAGCGAACGGCCCGCTGCACTCAGTCCCAGCGAGTGATCTACCTGCCAGGGCTGGAGCTGCGTACCCACACCAATGGCGACACGCTCACGCAAGACCTGCAGGTGATGACGGTCGGGGAGGCCGGTCGTGCGCAAGTGCGGGTACTGCACTGGCAGGCAGGAAAACCCGACGATCTCGCGAACGATCAACTGCGCTACAGCTACGACAACCTGCTGGGCAGCAGCGCGCTGGAGGTCGATGGCGCCGGCAACCTGATCAGCCAGGAAGAGTACTACCCCTTTGGCGGCACGGCGGTATGGGCTGCGCGTAATGAAGTCGAGGCAAGCTACAAGACCGTGCGCTATTCAGGCAAAGAGCGCGATGCCACTGGGCTGTATTACTACGGGTATCGCTATTACCAGCCTTGGGCAGGGCGATGGCTGAGTGCAGATCCCGCGGGTGCTCTAGATGGGCTAAACCTCTTTTGTATGGTTAGGAACAACCCAGCTACCTACCTTGACCCTGATGGTCGAGTGACCATTAAGAATCATTCGGTCGCGGACGGAGCATTGCTAACGGAGCTGTTTGAAGATGGTCATGTGTTGTATGGTCTGAGGGCGCCAATATTGTCAGCTGTGTCTGAATTGATGAGTTCCGGTTTTAGGTCGGTAGGGGGCGAGGGTGGGCAAAAGACAAATATATTTTATCAAGGGCAAATGACCGATGGCGTGTGGGATGGGGCGCTTCGGCCTACAAAATATTCGTCCGATGCCGATATAGAGCGAGGGTTCAATGACGCTGGAAGAGTCTTGGGGTTCAAAAGGTTTCTCAAAGGGCACCCTAGGTACAATGTTCGGAACCAGAGTGATGCAAAGCGTTTGAAGTGTACCTATTCTAAAGATGTCCATGTGGGGCTTTGGAAACGAACAAGCAAGGCGGGGCTTGAGTTCCAGCTTCTTGTGCGCAAGGCTCCGGTTCACTTTTTGATGGACGGTCTTGAAATAAACGAGATTGTTTCGAAGCAAGGAGGCGGTGGTCAAAGTGTGACGGCCAGTGAACTTCGCTGGTTGTATCGGCGCCGAGAGCTTCTGGATGTCAAGGGAAATGTGTTTTTTTATCGGGGCGGTAAGAAAATATCCCATGCCGAAGTGTTTGGAGACCCACAGTGGCAGAGGTATATCCCGAAAGAACGGTCCTGTCAGCAGGGCAATGGGCGCAGGTCTAATGGAGTGTTTGGTGCGTTGAGGAGGTATATTCGAAGTCGTTTTCAATAA
- a CDS encoding metal ABC transporter solute-binding protein, Zn/Mn family, with product MNFKHLILALALAGLPSFAHAAGSEVLTTLPVTHSLAAALLEGTSVQLKRAAPANLPATRQPSYFSGRGGASLHKAAQQADAVIGLRSIWRDDPLYPMARRSNIRIVEIDAARPVDGALPGIAVQGDEAFARYPWLNPTNLGRMADVLANDLERLSPGDKDKIQANLAGLKRQLLALAAESQARLAEIDNLSVVSLSERLSYLASGLNLDRVEQPLPAGDQWDAATLEALTDNLKAQDVALVLHHRQPEPALAAAIAAGGARLVVIDSEPEDAIGGLKVSVEQVVGALDR from the coding sequence CTGAACTTCAAGCACCTGATCCTGGCCCTCGCCCTGGCCGGCCTGCCCAGCTTCGCCCACGCCGCCGGCAGCGAAGTGCTGACCACCTTGCCGGTGACCCACAGCCTGGCGGCCGCCTTGCTCGAGGGCACCTCGGTGCAGCTCAAGCGCGCCGCCCCGGCCAACCTGCCGGCCACACGCCAGCCGTCGTATTTCAGCGGTCGCGGCGGAGCCAGCCTGCACAAGGCCGCACAGCAGGCCGACGCGGTGATCGGCCTGCGCTCGATCTGGCGCGACGACCCGCTCTACCCCATGGCCCGGCGCAGCAATATCCGCATCGTCGAGATCGATGCCGCACGCCCGGTGGACGGCGCCCTGCCGGGCATCGCGGTCCAGGGCGACGAAGCCTTCGCCCGCTACCCCTGGCTCAACCCGACCAACCTGGGGCGCATGGCCGATGTGCTGGCCAATGACCTGGAGCGCCTGTCGCCCGGCGACAAGGACAAGATCCAGGCCAACCTGGCCGGCCTCAAGCGCCAACTGCTGGCCCTGGCCGCCGAGTCGCAGGCACGCCTGGCCGAGATCGACAATCTCAGCGTGGTCAGCCTGTCCGAACGCTTGAGCTACCTGGCTAGCGGCCTGAACCTGGACAGGGTGGAGCAGCCACTGCCCGCCGGTGACCAATGGGACGCAGCCACACTGGAAGCGCTGACCGACAACCTCAAGGCCCAGGACGTCGCGCTGGTGCTGCACCATCGCCAGCCAGAGCCGGCCCTGGCCGCCGCGATCGCGGCCGGTGGCGCCCGGCTGGTGGTGATCGACAGCGAGCCGGAGGATGCCATTGGTGGTTTGAAGGTTAGTGTCGAGCAGGTGGTGGGGGCGTTGGATCGATGA
- a CDS encoding metal ABC transporter permease: MSDETFRQLIQGWATAGYLPEALAYGFVINALLAGLMIGPVLGGLGTLVVVKRFAFFSEAVGHAALTGVAIGILLGEPYTGPYGSLFGYCLLFGLLLNFLRNRTGLSPDTLIGVFLSVSLALGASLLLMLAGKINVHILENVLFGSVLTVSGQDLVVLGIVAMLVLALALPLYNRIMLASFNPQLAAVRGVAVKSLDYLFVVLVTLVTVASVKVIGAILVGALLVIPAAAARLVSQSLKGFFFIAVTIATLSTVLGILLPIVFDLPVPSGAAIILVAGACFALAALARALVPRLQGTPA, encoded by the coding sequence ATGAGCGATGAAACCTTCCGTCAACTGATCCAGGGCTGGGCCACGGCAGGCTATCTGCCGGAGGCGCTGGCCTACGGCTTCGTGATCAACGCCCTGCTCGCCGGCCTGATGATCGGCCCCGTGCTGGGCGGCCTGGGTACCCTGGTGGTGGTCAAGCGCTTTGCCTTCTTCTCCGAGGCGGTCGGCCATGCCGCGCTGACCGGCGTGGCCATCGGCATCCTGCTCGGCGAGCCCTATACCGGGCCCTACGGCAGCCTGTTCGGTTATTGCCTGCTGTTCGGTCTGCTGCTCAATTTCCTGCGCAACCGCACCGGGTTGTCGCCGGATACCCTGATCGGCGTGTTCCTCTCGGTGTCCCTGGCCTTGGGTGCGAGCCTGCTGTTGATGCTGGCCGGCAAGATCAACGTGCATATCCTGGAGAACGTGCTGTTCGGCTCGGTGCTGACGGTCAGCGGCCAGGACCTGGTGGTGCTGGGCATCGTCGCGATGCTGGTCCTGGCGCTGGCCTTGCCGCTGTACAACCGCATCATGCTGGCCAGCTTCAACCCGCAGTTGGCGGCGGTACGCGGGGTGGCGGTGAAGTCCCTGGACTACCTGTTCGTGGTGCTGGTGACCTTGGTCACCGTGGCCTCGGTGAAGGTGATCGGGGCAATCCTGGTCGGCGCCCTGCTGGTGATCCCGGCGGCGGCAGCGCGCCTGGTCAGCCAGTCGCTCAAGGGCTTTTTCTTCATCGCGGTGACCATCGCCACCCTCAGCACCGTGCTGGGCATCCTGCTACCCATCGTCTTCGACCTGCCCGTGCCGTCGGGCGCGGCGATCATCCTGGTCGCGGGCGCCTGCTTCGCCCTCGCGGCCCTGGCCCGCGCCCTCGTCCCTCGTCTGCAAGGAACCCCGGCATGA
- a CDS encoding metal ABC transporter ATP-binding protein, with protein sequence MTAANLTAACGPRIDFDGIDLTLGRTRILEQVCFSVAPGSVHAIVGPNGGGKSSLVKTLLGQMPHQGRLTLHWPGPREVIGYVPQALEFDRGLPMTVDDFMAALCQQRPAFLGLARHARPAIDAALARVGMLDKRKRRMGALSGGERQRVLLAQGLIPDPQLLVLDEPMAALDEAGIQVFEQLLQAWRQAGTTVLWIEHDLEAVLRLADRATGLSRQVLFDAPPAQALTPERLLGLFSVHPRSECLA encoded by the coding sequence GTGACCGCCGCCAACCTCACTGCCGCCTGCGGGCCGCGCATCGACTTCGACGGCATCGACCTGACCCTGGGGCGTACACGCATCCTCGAACAGGTGTGTTTCAGCGTGGCCCCCGGCAGCGTGCACGCCATCGTCGGCCCCAACGGCGGCGGCAAGAGTTCGCTGGTCAAGACCTTGCTCGGGCAGATGCCCCACCAGGGCCGGCTCACCTTGCACTGGCCAGGGCCACGCGAGGTGATCGGCTACGTGCCCCAGGCCCTGGAGTTCGACCGGGGCCTGCCGATGACCGTGGACGACTTCATGGCTGCCCTGTGCCAGCAGCGCCCGGCCTTCCTCGGCCTGGCTCGCCACGCCCGGCCCGCCATTGATGCGGCCCTGGCACGGGTCGGCATGCTCGACAAACGCAAGCGGCGCATGGGCGCGCTGTCCGGTGGCGAACGCCAGCGTGTGCTGCTGGCCCAGGGCCTGATTCCCGACCCACAACTGTTGGTGCTCGACGAGCCCATGGCGGCCCTCGACGAAGCAGGCATCCAGGTGTTCGAGCAGCTGCTGCAGGCCTGGCGCCAGGCCGGTACCACGGTGCTGTGGATCGAGCACGACCTGGAGGCAGTGCTGCGCCTGGCCGACCGGGCCACCGGCCTGAGCCGCCAGGTACTGTTCGACGCCCCGCCTGCCCAGGCCCTGACTCCGGAACGCCTGCTGGGCCTGTTTTCCGTCCACCCTCGCAGCGAGTGCCTGGCCTGA
- a CDS encoding metal ABC transporter substrate-binding protein: MLRSALALLLACALPVLALADNGKPLRIGITLHPYYSYVSNIVGDKAEVVPLIPAGFNPHAYEPRAEDIKRIGTLDVIVLNGVGHDDFADRMIAASEKPGIKTIESNANVPLLAATGIAARGAGKVVNPHTFLSISATIAQVNNIARELGTLDPDNAAFYRSNARAYAKRLRTLRAEALAKVAQAPQASLRVATIHAAYDYLVRDFGLEVTAVVEPAHGIEPSPAQLKKTIDQLKALDVQVIFSEMDFPSAYVETIQREAGVRIYPLTHISYGEYTQGKYEVEMKRNLDTVVRAIQETRT; this comes from the coding sequence ATGCTCCGCTCCGCCCTCGCCCTGCTCCTGGCCTGCGCCCTGCCCGTCCTGGCCCTGGCCGACAACGGCAAGCCCCTGCGCATTGGCATCACCCTGCACCCCTACTACAGCTATGTGAGCAACATCGTGGGCGACAAGGCCGAGGTGGTGCCGCTGATTCCGGCCGGCTTCAACCCCCATGCCTACGAGCCACGGGCCGAGGACATCAAGCGCATCGGCACCCTGGACGTGATCGTGCTCAACGGTGTGGGTCACGACGACTTCGCCGACCGCATGATCGCTGCCAGCGAAAAGCCCGGCATCAAGACCATCGAGTCCAACGCCAACGTGCCGCTGCTGGCCGCCACCGGCATCGCGGCCCGGGGTGCGGGCAAGGTGGTCAACCCACACACCTTCCTGTCGATCAGCGCCACCATCGCCCAGGTCAACAACATCGCCCGCGAGCTGGGCACCCTCGACCCGGACAACGCAGCCTTCTACCGCAGCAACGCCCGCGCCTACGCCAAGCGCCTGCGTACGCTGCGCGCCGAGGCGCTGGCCAAGGTCGCCCAGGCGCCGCAGGCCTCGTTGCGCGTGGCCACCATCCATGCCGCCTATGACTACCTGGTGCGCGACTTCGGCCTGGAGGTGACCGCGGTGGTGGAGCCGGCCCATGGCATCGAGCCGAGCCCGGCCCAGTTGAAGAAGACCATCGACCAGCTCAAGGCCCTGGACGTGCAGGTGATCTTCTCGGAGATGGACTTCCCGTCCGCGTACGTCGAGACCATTCAGCGCGAGGCGGGTGTGCGCATCTACCCGCTGACCCATATCTCCTACGGCGAGTACACCCAGGGCAAGTACGAAGTGGAGATGAAGCGCAACCTCGACACCGTGGTGCGCGCCATCCAGGAGACCCGCACGTGA
- a CDS encoding DUF6162 family protein: MSRAQVVRPAGAGHETLYVLLSALLIVALAATVVALRGERQDEVAIASHQIDARRDLSAAEQGIYTDLWVAVEEIQLLHEDSGHLPAVEALAEDGLPPFTHDASSQRRGQHHWQRLPGGAYLGRSQDAAVAGSFLLILPSSQGQPADVWLRRDRSALVPDDLAPAALIAAGWQQVVSHYDAGVTRQHRH; this comes from the coding sequence ATGAGCCGCGCCCAGGTGGTGCGCCCCGCCGGCGCCGGGCACGAAACCCTCTACGTGCTGCTCAGTGCCTTGTTGATCGTCGCCCTTGCCGCCACGGTGGTGGCGCTGCGCGGCGAACGCCAGGACGAGGTGGCCATCGCCAGCCACCAGATCGACGCCCGCCGCGACCTCAGCGCGGCCGAGCAAGGTATCTACACCGACCTCTGGGTGGCGGTCGAAGAAATCCAGCTGTTGCACGAAGACAGCGGCCACCTGCCGGCCGTCGAGGCCTTGGCCGAGGACGGTCTGCCGCCCTTCACCCATGACGCCAGCAGCCAGCGCCGCGGGCAGCATCACTGGCAAAGGTTGCCAGGCGGCGCGTACCTGGGCCGTAGCCAGGATGCCGCGGTCGCCGGCAGCTTCCTGTTGATCCTGCCCTCAAGCCAGGGGCAACCGGCCGACGTCTGGCTACGGCGCGACCGCAGCGCCCTGGTACCCGACGACCTCGCCCCCGCCGCGCTGATCGCCGCAGGCTGGCAACAGGTGGTCAGCCATTACGACGCCGGGGTCACCCGCCAACACCGCCACTGA